Below is a genomic region from Eupeodes corollae chromosome 1, idEupCoro1.1, whole genome shotgun sequence.
ttttaaacaatgagTGCTGAATTTCAAATAGAAGGAGctgaaaaactatttgtttttgaaaaacatcgatTGGAAAGCTTCAAATCGTGGCCATTTGCTGATGATCAAGCATGCagcattaaaaatgtatgcatttcaataacttattgtttttatctttgataaaattgatttaaattcaattgtttTAGATGGCTGAAGCAGGATTCTATTGGTGTGGCAATGAACGAGAAAATGACACAGCCGCTTGTTTCGTTTGTGATAAGATCCTCGATGGATGGGAAGCAACAGATGACCCATGGAAGGAACACGCCAAACACGCTCCCCAGTGTCAATTTGTTAAGTTTAAGAAACCCGAA
It encodes:
- the LOC129941800 gene encoding baculoviral IAP repeat-containing protein 5, encoding MSAEFQIEGAEKLFVFEKHRLESFKSWPFADDQACSIKNMAEAGFYWCGNERENDTAACFVCDKILDGWEATDDPWKEHAKHAPQCQFVKFKKPEREFTVEEFLDLFGSVIKGHLNKIGISLKKRIRQSYEKNMNKFLSSCT